In the Solibacillus sp. FSL K6-1523 genome, one interval contains:
- a CDS encoding alpha/beta hydrolase, with protein sequence MKKLRIVLLWIVGIIVGLALAIFIAFKVSVKPGVYIISKMFDQPVVILDEARYQDAASKVEVLKDVPYDSTFNDNIFDLYYPKNQEGPLPVLIWVHGGGYVSGNKEGIAEFATYIAADNEIAIVAMNYEKAPQLQYPGQVKQVEELVQFLRAHKDTYPMIDLSTILFGGDSAGAQIAAQYVAIQTNTAYARELDMKQTIGENSIHGFISYSGPIDIQQMTTVKSDDRFMKFFVNTVARALIGTRDWKESMEIKQASVKEYITEDFPPTYITDGNAFSFQEQGMAFEEKLKSLNIPVQSLFFNEAEKEIVHEYQFNYELEEAKESLQQTIDFIDEQVGI encoded by the coding sequence ATGAAAAAGTTACGAATCGTATTATTATGGATCGTCGGAATTATTGTAGGTCTTGCACTCGCAATTTTTATTGCCTTTAAAGTGTCCGTGAAACCTGGCGTTTATATCATTAGTAAAATGTTCGATCAACCAGTCGTTATTTTAGATGAAGCCCGTTATCAAGATGCCGCATCTAAAGTTGAAGTGTTAAAAGATGTCCCTTATGATTCCACTTTCAACGACAACATTTTTGATTTATATTATCCAAAAAATCAAGAAGGGCCGTTACCCGTTTTAATTTGGGTACATGGGGGTGGCTATGTTTCTGGCAATAAAGAAGGGATTGCAGAGTTTGCGACCTATATTGCTGCGGATAATGAAATTGCAATCGTTGCCATGAACTATGAAAAAGCCCCACAATTACAATATCCAGGGCAAGTAAAGCAAGTAGAAGAACTCGTTCAATTTTTACGAGCGCATAAAGACACGTATCCAATGATAGATCTTTCAACAATCCTTTTTGGTGGCGACTCAGCAGGAGCCCAAATTGCTGCACAATACGTTGCGATTCAAACGAATACGGCTTATGCACGTGAGCTAGATATGAAACAAACAATAGGAGAAAATTCAATCCATGGGTTTATCTCTTACAGTGGTCCCATCGATATTCAACAAATGACGACTGTAAAATCAGATGATCGGTTTATGAAATTCTTCGTAAACACCGTAGCCCGTGCGCTCATTGGCACAAGAGATTGGAAAGAGAGTATGGAAATTAAACAGGCTTCTGTAAAAGAATATATCACAGAAGATTTTCCACCGACGTACATAACGGACGGCAATGCGTTTTCATTCCAAGAACAAGGAATGGCATTTGAAGAAAAGCTGAAATCGCTCAACATTCCTGTCCAATCATTATTTTTTAATGAGGCAGAAAAGGAAATTGTACATGAATATCAATTTAATTATGAATTAGAGGAAGCAAAGGAAAGTTTGCAACAGACGATTGATTTTATTGATGAACAAGTGGGAATATAA
- a CDS encoding IS3 family transposase (programmed frameshift), with amino-acid sequence MGRRVSYPAEVKIKAIEMRLAGIPVKEILEELKIKNKSQLMIWMRWYKAGETQRLHQPVGKQYSYGKGPEYDSEEARLQAENLYLKQQIEVLKKYGRIGEEVVGLVFVDLVERLKGFMSIQSICVHMGVARASYYRWRKNTGNTSKKAERDQAIGEACATHKYRYGYRKIAALFSGISEKTIQKVMQKYNWSCRVKVKKRKRTGQPSKVADNTLNRDFNATAPLQKLVTDITYLPFGQSMLYLSSIMDLYNGEIIAYTIGSTQDTEFVLETLDQLKQLPKGVILHSDQGSVYTSYDYQKEVKEKGITMSMSRKGTPADNSPIETFHSSLKSETFYLDDIHSTTNACVIRIVEEYINYYNNTRIQTKLNNLSPVKYRQQVA; translated from the exons ATGGGAAGAAGAGTAAGTTATCCAGCTGAAGTTAAAATTAAAGCAATTGAAATGAGATTAGCAGGTATTCCAGTTAAGGAAATACTAGAGGAATTAAAAATTAAGAATAAATCACAATTAATGATTTGGATGCGATGGTATAAAGCAGGAGAAACTCAGCGATTGCATCAACCGGTAGGAAAGCAATATTCCTACGGAAAAGGGCCAGAATATGACTCTGAGGAAGCTCGTTTACAAGCTGAAAATCTTTATCTTAAACAACAAATCGAAGTTTTAAAAAAGTATG GTAGAATTGGAGAGGAAGTGGTTGGGCTAGTATTCGTAGATTTAGTGGAAAGATTGAAAGGATTTATGTCAATTCAATCGATTTGTGTGCATATGGGTGTAGCACGTGCGTCCTATTATCGTTGGCGAAAGAATACCGGGAATACTTCTAAAAAAGCCGAGCGAGATCAGGCGATTGGTGAAGCTTGTGCAACCCATAAATATCGTTATGGTTATCGGAAAATAGCAGCCTTATTCTCTGGAATCAGTGAAAAGACTATCCAAAAAGTGATGCAGAAATATAATTGGTCATGTCGGGTAAAAGTGAAAAAGCGTAAACGGACTGGTCAACCATCTAAAGTAGCTGATAACACGTTAAACCGTGACTTTAACGCAACAGCTCCTTTACAAAAGCTCGTAACCGATATTACTTACTTGCCTTTTGGACAGTCGATGTTATATCTTTCAAGCATTATGGATTTGTATAATGGGGAAATCATCGCGTATACAATTGGTTCAACACAAGATACAGAGTTTGTCTTAGAAACGCTTGACCAGCTTAAACAATTGCCAAAAGGCGTCATCTTGCATAGTGATCAAGGTTCTGTATATACGTCTTACGATTATCAAAAAGAAGTGAAAGAAAAAGGAATTACCATGAGTATGTCTCGTAAAGGCACACCAGCGGATAATTCCCCAATCGAAACGTTTCACTCCTCGCTAAAGTCAGAAACGTTTTATCTTGACGACATACACAGCACGACTAATGCATGTGTAATTCGTATCGTCGAAGAATATATAAATTATTATAATAATACCCGTATCCAAACGAAACTAAACAACCTGTCACCGGTAAAATACCGACAACAGGTTGCTTAA
- a CDS encoding TetR-like C-terminal domain-containing protein has translation MKSIKKMHKAYLSLLIKSNENMSIQNICLEADVTRPTFYKFYRDPMELRLHLHETLLKDLKACLEINHPKDMKDFGPEELPENMLWLFEHILENQLAYEVLLVNQPDGLFIKAFKEILLQYIEDGIATTKIPPKDIRAESAFILHYVAGAYIESITWWIQNNCEHEPSYMALKLLEISLHGPYKVEIEWKK, from the coding sequence GTGAAATCCATAAAAAAAATGCATAAAGCGTATCTTTCATTACTCATAAAATCGAATGAAAACATGTCGATACAAAATATTTGTTTAGAGGCGGATGTAACACGGCCTACCTTTTATAAATTTTATAGGGACCCGATGGAACTTCGCCTACATTTGCATGAAACGTTGTTGAAAGATTTAAAGGCATGCTTGGAAATTAACCATCCAAAAGATATGAAAGATTTTGGTCCAGAAGAATTGCCTGAAAATATGCTGTGGCTATTTGAACATATTTTAGAAAATCAATTAGCTTATGAAGTTTTATTAGTTAATCAACCAGATGGCCTATTTATTAAGGCATTTAAAGAAATTTTACTACAGTATATTGAAGATGGAATTGCTACGACAAAAATCCCGCCGAAAGATATACGGGCGGAAAGTGCATTTATTCTTCATTATGTTGCAGGTGCTTATATTGAGAGTATTACTTGGTGGATTCAAAATAATTGTGAGCACGAGCCATCATATATGGCGTTGAAATTACTCGAGATTTCTTTGCATGGGCCTTATAAAGTAGAGATTGAATGGAAAAAATGA
- a CDS encoding YbjQ family protein codes for MIIVTTENIANHEIKEVIGPVFGLTVRARGIGKDIMASFKGLVGGEINQYTEMLEDARKQAMDRMVKNASAMGANAIIMMRFDSGEIGQNMSEIVSYGTAVIVEKK; via the coding sequence ATGATTATCGTTACAACTGAAAACATTGCGAATCATGAAATTAAAGAAGTGATCGGTCCGGTATTTGGTTTAACTGTAAGAGCTAGAGGAATTGGTAAAGATATTATGGCTTCATTTAAGGGGCTTGTAGGTGGGGAAATTAACCAGTATACAGAAATGCTTGAAGATGCCAGAAAGCAAGCGATGGATCGAATGGTGAAAAATGCTTCGGCAATGGGTGCCAATGCAATTATTATGATGCGTTTCGACTCAGGTGAAATTGGTCAAAATATGAGCGAAATCGTATCTTATGGAACAGCTGTTATTGTGGAAAAGAAATAG
- a CDS encoding DMT family transporter, protein MNHGIRKNTFKMGIIALLVSAIITALSQVYYANKVQGIHPFLFTGISFFVTAVYFQAFAFKQKVKVQWQEARRPLLLLNMASIITFMGFYFALKYIEPAIVSSLEMGIGPLFILLLAVFQKTAVRQKQWYIAIGTFIACAVLISAVLFGESGVKMQLSIEVILGIVASLLCGVGAVFCSIYSKQLNELGWTSSMILAKRYIGIIIISFLFTYDLIIPYFKANITWILLITVLGVMLPMYLLQKGIQYTNTFIVMMSLCFIPVFTFAFQLFDARIQFSGLTFIGVSLLFLFGVLSILGENKEIG, encoded by the coding sequence ATGAATCACGGAATAAGGAAAAATACTTTTAAAATGGGGATTATCGCATTATTAGTATCTGCCATTATTACAGCGTTAAGCCAAGTGTATTATGCGAATAAAGTGCAGGGGATTCACCCATTTCTTTTTACGGGAATTAGTTTCTTTGTGACAGCCGTTTACTTTCAAGCTTTTGCATTTAAGCAAAAGGTGAAAGTCCAATGGCAAGAAGCGCGGCGTCCACTGTTGCTTTTAAATATGGCATCGATTATTACATTTATGGGATTTTACTTCGCATTAAAATATATAGAACCTGCTATTGTCAGTTCGCTTGAAATGGGAATTGGTCCACTTTTTATTTTACTTTTAGCCGTCTTTCAAAAAACAGCGGTCCGCCAAAAACAATGGTATATCGCGATAGGAACATTTATAGCATGCGCGGTGCTAATTTCTGCTGTGTTATTTGGTGAATCCGGCGTGAAAATGCAATTATCGATAGAAGTGATATTAGGAATTGTCGCAAGTTTGTTATGTGGAGTAGGTGCTGTATTCTGTTCCATCTATTCTAAACAACTTAATGAACTGGGCTGGACAAGCTCGATGATTTTAGCGAAAAGATATATTGGCATTATTATTATTTCATTTCTTTTTACATATGACCTTATAATCCCTTATTTTAAAGCGAATATTACTTGGATTTTACTCATTACCGTTTTAGGTGTCATGTTGCCAATGTATTTATTACAAAAAGGAATTCAATATACGAATACGTTCATCGTCATGATGTCATTATGCTTTATTCCGGTCTTTACTTTTGCTTTTCAATTATTCGATGCGCGTATTCAATTTTCGGGACTTACTTTTATCGGCGTTAGTTTATTATTTTTATTCGGTGTATTAAGTATTTTGGGGGAAAATAAGGAGATAGGGTAA
- a CDS encoding GNAT family N-acetyltransferase: MKIERVDLTNVEEIARLFDSYRTFYNQTSDLIGATNFLKERIRNKESIIFAAKKAGEFVGFTQIYPTFSSVAMKPAFILNDLYVADHCRRSGVAEKLMEEAFEYAKKNKGRFITLETGSSNTKAQALYEKMGMEIEDDVKHYTYYW, encoded by the coding sequence ATGAAAATTGAACGAGTTGATTTAACGAATGTAGAAGAAATAGCTAGATTATTCGATTCTTATAGAACGTTCTATAACCAAACGAGTGATCTAATCGGTGCAACTAACTTTTTGAAAGAGCGAATTCGCAATAAAGAATCGATTATTTTTGCAGCAAAGAAAGCAGGGGAATTTGTAGGATTCACTCAAATTTATCCGACATTTTCCTCTGTCGCGATGAAACCGGCTTTTATTTTAAATGATTTATATGTTGCAGATCATTGCCGAAGAAGTGGTGTCGCGGAAAAGTTGATGGAAGAAGCTTTCGAATATGCAAAAAAGAATAAGGGTCGATTTATCACTTTAGAAACGGGATCTTCTAATACGAAAGCACAAGCACTCTATGAAAAAATGGGAATGGAAATTGAGGATGATGTGAAGCACTACACATATTATTGGTGA